Part of the Tribolium castaneum strain GA2 chromosome 4, icTriCast1.1, whole genome shotgun sequence genome is shown below.
AATTAATCACATTTGTAAACATCATTCGATAACTGACTAGAGTTTCGACAAAACATTTGATTAtgtttaactcaaaaacaaaaagacacTATAGATACCAACTTCtactaacaataattattatatgtattattaataaaatgtttccaaGAAAATAGGAAGATATAGGAAATTGGcagcaaatttaatattagAAAGTCTACTCATAAAAAAGTCACTTTCATTGTATTATGTATAAtttacactttattttatgtaccaattaataataattattattattcgaaCCTACACATTTTGCacaacaatttaattattaagaaCAAATGTGCAAAGTAAGTTTATTATACATATTCTAAAATGACTAAGCTGTTTGTCATCTGGGCATACAAGATaagaatttgttttaatcattCTTTAATGTTTATATCCTAAATGATATGCCAAAGGTAAGTCGCCGTTATGCAATGACTCGATGAAATTGTACTTATTTTATGCAACTGTACAAAatgatttgtaaaataaaagaaattgcAGTATTGTAGGCAATAGAAATTATatgttgaataattttatcttttcttttaaACACCAGGTCATGCGAATGAGTAACATTATTGTATTTAGTGAGCTGcatgtttaaattattcttGTATGCAGATTAACAATATAATCGTCCATAATCTGCATTACAAAAGTTTTTGGTATATaccagtttgaaaaaaaaatgaaatcggaATCAGAAATTAAGTAAACTTGTAacgattgaaaatttattccaattttgtattgtaaCAAACAGTTAACAAAAGTTTATTCGTgactattttaaacatttaaatatttgtcttAAATTGtcgcaaataaaaatacaaaaaacttcTTGTAttattcctttattcccttatTGTATGCACAACAGCTATCAAATTTACATAAGTTCTTCCGTAGTGCTGCACACATCATCCTCAGCAGGTAAGTTATCACCCATTAACTTGATCAGTTCGTCAAGAGGACAAAAGCTGGTACAACCAGGAATTACCAACAGTTTGGGATTCGTTTGCTTGTAGTCCTGGTAGTACAACTAGAATCAAAAACAACTTGTAACAACATCCTAATCTAATTTAAAACCACAATTACCTTTAAACCAAATTCTCCATCGATGTTGTGAATCTCGAAAAACACAGTGGCCCCGAATGGAGGCACATGTCTGTAAAACACACCCAAAGTCCTCAACATGGTTGCAACATTCCACTCATGTGCAGAATACAgaaagatttttcttttttccggtAAAGTCCCATTTTGCTTCGCCAAACTATCCTGTATGATTTTTCTCAGCAAAAACCctgcaaaaattcaatttattcagactttaaaaaattaacaaattaggCACTAACCGgcagataattttttaaggtcAGGGGTAGCTGTGGACAATTCGTAGTCAACAGCTGAAGCGTCTTCCAAGACTTGGGGGTAAACCTCTGATGCCCATTGTGGCAATTTCAACCCGAAATCCTCCTAATAATTatccagaaaataaaaacttaactcaaaaatttacacTAGAACTCACTTCACATTTGAGGGTGAAATAAATATTAGCTGCGTCCTTTGGTGTTATGATGTCCATTCCGGAATATCGGCTAAGTTTGGCATATAGGTCCGTGTAAACGGCTAGAATTTTTTGGGCTTCATCGGACAAAACGTAACTGTAATATTTGCTAATGTAGTTAGGGCAGTAACCACTAGCTACACTGATTAAATTCCCTCCTTGTTCGATATTAAATGGTACTGGTTGCCACCCTAAACCTAGCTCGAAGGTTTCGCCCCAAAGAGGCGGAAAAAGGGACGCTAGGACCAACTGTAGGGACATTTTAGTCCTTTTCACGTTTGTGGAAAGGGCGTAAACAACATCAGGGCTGTACTGCTCCGGAATGAAATCTGCATAAGTCCTtcgcaagtattttccaaTACTGTATTCAGTCTTTTTCCCTttctgtaattttaaattagacaAACGCTACTTGGATTAAATTACATACAGTGGTCAGTTGGCTGTAACCGAACGGTTCGTAAGTTGCTTCAGTGTAGAGATCATTGGGGAAAAGACTTGCTTTGTCAGGTGTTCGGTCACCGTGTCTAAACAACTAATTGATTGTTTTACGCAAAAATTTTTCGCTTAAAATGATTACTTACCACGTGGAGTAACACCAAAGTCTCGTGTTTTTTCCCTACAAGTTCAGCCAGATTTGCCAAACTCGTAGCTGAAAAAAACACGAGAGACAGGAAGAATCGAACAAAGTTCATGGTACAGACTGACAAACGGCTCAAGTTCCTACGGGTATATAAggcgaaattttgaaaatctctTTATGACGCTATTTGCCTAATTATATTTGCAAATAGTAAGTTTATCGGTTTACAGCTCGTATCAATTTAATTACCGGGGCAGCTTACGGCATTaattatcaaacaaaaaatacttaaagcTATTGTTCAAAGCTTTTGGCTTAATGCATGTTTGGCTACGTTTAGGCGGTTTATCAGAATTAAatgttgtaaaataaaacacattaCCAACAACTTAAACTGTGATTATTTGCAAATATTGTGTAATATTAACGAATTAATTATGCCACAATAAAAGGATGTGCTCTCGAATTTTGTCTCTAGTTTTACTCAAAATGAGTTTACTCTTCATTTCCGCATTTGTCACTCTTGCAGCTGTTGCTTCAGCCAATTCGACTGAAACAACAGTGCAAAAGGAAGACAACTTAGTTTTGCTCCATGTGGTAAGTTTTAACCAAATCACCGAGAATTCgcatttaggcaaaaatttagttgtTCCGACATGGTAATCGATCACCTGATAAAATGAGCATCTATCCTAGTGACCCTTACAAGACGGAACAATACACACCTTTCGGTTACAGCCAATTGACTCTTGTAAGtctattttatagtttttttttgtcaattgtataatttttaatcacaGAAAGGGAAACAAACAGAGTATGGAATTGGGAAATATCTCCGAGAGACTTATGGCGATTTTATCCCCAGACAGTACACTCCAGATGTGGTTTACGCAGTTtcgacaaattttaaaaggaCTAAAATGTCCTTACAGTTAGTCCTGTCCTCACTTTTTCCACCGCTTCCAAGCGAGTTGGTTATGCCCACTTTAGAGTGGCAGCCAATTCCGTTCAACATACAGCCCGGCCAAGGCTTTTTGGGCGTTGCTTCCTCCTATTGTGCCAATTATATGAACgcatattacaaatttttattgtcacAGGAAGGCCAAGAAATTCGGACCgagtacaaaaatttatacaacGGCTTAAGCAAAAATGCTGGTTTCACCGTAAGAACTCCGAGAGACGTAGCTGGGATTTATTTCGCTCTCAAAAGTgaagtaagttaaaaaataacttttgttcTTTCTTTATTGTTCGTTAGGAAGACTATGGCCTCAAGTTGCCAGGATGGACCGAAGGACTTTACCCCGAAATTTTGGAAGAAGCAGCTTCTGTTGATTACGAAGTCGCCACTGCAAATCCCACCTTGAGAAAATTATCTGCTGggtttttgctcaaaaaaataatacaagaCAGCGTGGCCAAGCAAAACGGTTCATTGCCGGAGGAAAGGAGGATTTTCCTGTACTCGGCACATGAATACAACGTTGCTACCATGCTGAGAACTTTGAATGTTTTTCACAGACATGTGCCACCGTTTGGGGCAaccatttttttcgaaattcatgATATTAATGGCAAATTTGGGTTAAAAGTAACAGAGTGattaaaaattggcaaaatttaattttctggtTTATAGCTGTACTACCAGGATTACACTAAAGGTGCCCCCACACTTTTGACCATTCCCGGCTGTTCCAGCTTTTGTGAGCTTGGTCAACTGTACGAGTTGATGCAAGAAAATTTACCGGGGGAGGAGGATGTGTGTTCTCCAGGAGGTGAAgtgatgtaaaaataaattgttatatCACTTAATAAAGATTTGGATAATGCAAAAACCgttgttttatttcaattatagggaaaataataacactagattatttttttaaatatttttattgtattaagTGTGAGCCCATTGCGGTTTTTATTTACAGAAGCTCTCCCGAGTAATTGCAGACGTCGGCTTCAGTCGGAAAATTCTCAGACATCAGCTCTACCACTTTGTCAAGATCGCAAAAACTTGAACAGCCAGGTATAGTAAGCAGTCTGGGTGTTTCCTGGCTATAATCCTGGTAGAATagctgaaataatttttttagaattgcGCTGATTTTCGTAAATTTGCCACACCTTTAAGCCATAAGTCCCATCAATGTTGTGAATTTCGAAGAAAATCGTAGCTCCATAGGGTGGTACGTGTGAGTAGAACACCTCCAAGGCTCTTAACATTACTCCAACACTGTAATCATGTGCCGAGTACAAGAAAATCTTGCGATCTTCTGATAAAGTCCCATCTCGTTTGGCCAAACTGtcgtcaattatttttttaagtaaacgccctaaaaattaattttaccaaACTGTCCGAAACATTGTAACTAAACCTGTGGACAATCGTTTTAAGCCAGTTGTCGCGGTGGCAAATTCGATATAAACTGAAGACGCCTTTTCCAAAACTTCTGGAAAAATATCCAAAGTCCATGCAGGCAGCTCGAGTCCAAAATCTTTCTAATTGAAATACAATTACGTGATTACGATCACAACGCTTATCTAATCATACTTCACTTTCGAGTGTTTCGTAAATATCGAAAATTTCTTCAGGTAAGGCAATATCTTTTCCCGTGAAATTTGATACTTGCTGGTAAAGACcttgataatttttcaacacttCTTGGGCTTCTTTTGACAAAATGTATCTGTAATACTGCTGGAGGTAGGTCGTACAGTACATGGCGGGAACTCGTATTAGGTCAATTCCGTCGTCAATTTCGTAAGGCACTGGCTGCCAGTTTAAACCAGGGGAGAAGACGTCCGACTCAAGTGGCGGAAACAGTCCTGCCAGGACTAATTCAAGCGACATTTTAGTCCTTTTAAAGTCGGTGGAAATTGCGTAAGCAACGCCCGGTCCATACTGTTCGGGGATGAAATCACCGTATGTTTGTCGAATGTATTGCCCGATTCCAAACTCGGTTTTCTTTCCTTTCTAttgcataaataattgttgGATTGTCCAATGCATGAAAATACTTACGGTGGTCAATTGACTGTAACCAAATGGTTCAAAAGTGTCGTTAATGTGGGGATCAGTTGGAAACTGGCTGAATTTATCAGGCGTTCGGTTCCCATGTCTGAATAGCTAATTTTTTGTGAGATTTTAAAATGACTAAGAAATGTTTTACCACATGTAGGAGAACCAAAGTGTCTGAACTTGTAGGAGCAAAGTCTGGAATTTTTGCAGGTAAGGCGGCCGTAAAAATCGCAAGTAGAAACAATACCAACTTCATGGTTTTGGCTGACTAAGTGAAAACAATgcgaaaatttttatcttaagATTTTATCAATCATTCGACGGTAGCATTGCTTCTGCATCGGCAAACGCACGTCATAAATGTTTAAACTTGAACTTGATGAAACAACACGTTGTTATCTGATTAAGTACACACGCAAATCATTTTATTTCCCCTACTTGCATAtatctttattaataaaataacacttcctaaaacatttaatatattcgtaaacaataattattcctCATCACTGGACTGCGACGCATAAGCCAATTGCTCATTCCACCAGTCCCTAATCTCATGCATGGCGTTTGAAGCTTTGGGCACAgtcgttttattattaaacaccTCCCTGGGCATTCGATTAGCTTCGTTGGTTTCATTAACATGGGGGAGATTCTTGCTTAcgactgaaatttttttcagtagattttttaataaatagtgTTACAAATACCAGTTGGTCGATTATTCTTCTTTTTGGTGGCAACTCGTTCTTTTTCAGTCCGTGCCGCAGGATCGGACAAAGTCGGTGCTAAATATTTCCGGCCTGAACTGCTCCCAATACTGTCGGAACGCGGAAGCGTGACAAGTTTTTGCTTCCTAGGTTCAGTTTCCTTAACTTCAGTTTCAGCTTCTTGGTCTTGAGCCCCGTTTTTGGTCTCTTCTGTTGTTTCAGGCATGGTTATAACTTCGTTGGTTGCGCGTAATCCAGCTATTAGACTGTTTTGTTGCTTCTGAAAACCGTTATTAAATTCGGACGTAACCCaagtttaaatttacattAGTGGATCTGATTTTTTTGAGGCAGCCTTCAAGCCATGTCCTTATGGTTTGTTTTGCAACTTCTTCTTCTATAATGTATTCGAATTCTTCGCGAGCTAGTAATTCTTCGAGTTGGAGGGCTTTTCGGATGTCAACTGACCTGTAcgacaacatactaaaaatcGCAGTTGattgattaaattaattagaaattgGAATCATACTTGATAACGTCGTGAAACGTAACATCTTCCCCATTGTGTAAGCGCTCCAGTTCGTAACACATGTGCTTAAATAAAAGCCTGTCTTTTTGTGGATCTACTTCCAATCTGCCTTTTAGCAGCCGTAGAATAAATTTGACCTAAAGTTTGtctcaaataattattttaacaattttgccatttttacCCGTCGTACTGGTATAACACCTCTTTGATGAATATCAACAATATTCCAAGTGTTTTGGAAGTTCCGAATATCAGCGTACGACAGTAAAGCGTCTTCTtcgtttgaataaaataaagaaaagttcTCCATGATAATAGCTACAGAACGTCGTTATTTACAACTCAATGCCACTCCTTGTTGCTTACCCACTAACAAATTGAGCACAATGTAGGTAATAATCACGTAAAAAGTACAGAAATAAATCAAAGACCCAGTAAAATTGCCACAATCCGTCTGCCAGTAATTATCAGCTGGGGTACAATACGGGGGTTGAATCATACAATCATGCATTATCTTATTCCAGTCTTCCCCAGTAACGATTCTAAATAACATTGCAACCCCTGTTACAGGTGATTCGAAATTAGCTCTcctagaattattttttaaaaacgattttctTTTCAAACTTGATTATTTAAACCTCCCAATTCCCTCCCCGTATTTCACCGTTCCAAAAATAATAGTCCCTGCCAAAGCGTAGAAAAACACAAGCAGAAACAttccaaaaataatgaagaaactTTTGCAAACTGAAACACCGACCGTAAGCATCAACATTTTAAGAGTGGCGTGTTTCCCAGTTATGGtgaaaaatcgtaaaattacGACCATGAAACCAACAAAATACGTCAAATCGTTCTGGAAATCAATGATTTATTGGCgtaaattgcaaattttgagAATACTTTAAACATTATGTGGAAGAAAATCCAAATTACTCCCATAACTGTGACGAAAAGGTCGTATCTGTTTCTCCTCGACTGTAAATAGCCTCTCGGGgtgaaagctatatttttcaTGACAACTTCGACCAAGAACAACAACGTACATATCATTCCGACAGTTGCAAGGATGTCTGTGTGGTCGTCTTCCTTATTCCACTACAATTAACGGAATAGAAgtagcaaaattaaaaattaattagtaccGTGACCGCCAGTAGGGCACTATTGATCAAAACCATCATGGCTATGTAGCGTTTAAACTTAATATTTTGGGTGATATCATAGATGAAAGCTCTGAATTTTTTCCCGTCTGGTCTTGGTGGCAGGTGCAACGGTTGGGCGATTTTTAGTCGCTTTTTCAAATCGCACCACCTCCTCTGATCTACAGTTAGCAAAGCTGTGCCTTTATTTTCGGAATAATTTGCAATAACTACGCCCACAAAAAGTGTCAAACCAATCATGCAGCCCAGAAATATGTAAAC
Proteins encoded:
- the LOC661455 gene encoding venom acid phosphatase Acph-1, with the protein product MCSRILSLVLLKMSLLFISAFVTLAAVASANSTETTVQKEDNLVLLHVLFRHGNRSPDKMSIYPSDPYKTEQYTPFGYSQLTLKGKQTEYGIGKYLRETYGDFIPRQYTPDVVYAVSTNFKRTKMSLQLVLSSLFPPLPSELVMPTLEWQPIPFNIQPGQGFLGVASSYCANYMNAYYKFLLSQEGQEIRTEYKNLYNGLSKNAGFTVRTPRDVAGIYFALKSEEDYGLKLPGWTEGLYPEILEEAASVDYEVATANPTLRKLSAGFLLKKIIQDSVAKQNGSLPEERRIFLYSAHEYNVATMLRTLNVFHRHVPPFGATIFFEIHDINGKFGLKLYYQDYTKGAPTLLTIPGCSSFCELGQLYELMQENLPGEEDVCSPGGEVM
- the LOC661412 gene encoding venom acid phosphatase Acph-1, translated to MKLVLFLLAIFTAALPAKIPDFAPTSSDTLVLLHVLFRHGNRTPDKFSQFPTDPHINDTFEPFGYSQLTTKGKKTEFGIGQYIRQTYGDFIPEQYGPGVAYAISTDFKRTKMSLELVLAGLFPPLESDVFSPGLNWQPVPYEIDDGIDLIRVPAMYCTTYLQQYYRYILSKEAQEVLKNYQGLYQQVSNFTGKDIALPEEIFDIYETLESEKDFGLELPAWTLDIFPEVLEKASSVYIEFATATTGLKRLSTGRLLKKIIDDSLAKRDGTLSEDRKIFLYSAHDYSVGVMLRALEVFYSHVPPYGATIFFEIHNIDGTYGLKLFYQDYSQETPRLLTIPGCSSFCDLDKVVELMSENFPTEADVCNYSGELL
- the LOC661496 gene encoding venom acid phosphatase Acph-1, producing the protein MNFVRFFLSLVFFSATSLANLAELVGKKHETLVLLHVLFRHGDRTPDKASLFPNDLYTEATYEPFGYSQLTTKGKKTEYSIGKYLRRTYADFIPEQYSPDVVYALSTNVKRTKMSLQLVLASLFPPLWGETFELGLGWQPVPFNIEQGGNLISVASGYCPNYISKYYSYVLSDEAQKILAVYTDLYAKLSRYSGMDIITPKDAANIYFTLKCEEDFGLKLPQWASEVYPQVLEDASAVDYELSTATPDLKKLSAGFLLRKIIQDSLAKQNGTLPEKRKIFLYSAHEWNVATMLRTLGVFYRHVPPFGATVFFEIHNIDGEFGLKLYYQDYKQTNPKLLVIPGCTSFCPLDELIKLMGDNLPAEDDVCSTTEELM